The Flavobacteriales bacterium genome has a window encoding:
- the msrA gene encoding peptide-methionine (S)-S-oxide reductase MsrA: protein MHMTMKKWMGILGALVVSLSACGRTNSPTEPVFSNIEPMESESVEKHSGTLETATFGAGCFWCVEAVFQRLEGVESVRSGYSGGKVKNPTYREVTLGRTGHAEVIQLTYDPTVITFDELLEVFWQTHDPTTLNRQGADVGTQYRSVIFYHNEEQRAKAEFYKKKLNDEQVYPNPIVTEISEFEAFSVAEDYHQEYYNLNGSQPYCTYVIDPKIEKLKKVFADKLKEEYR from the coding sequence ATGCACATGACTATGAAAAAATGGATGGGAATACTCGGCGCACTGGTCGTGAGTTTATCGGCTTGTGGCCGCACCAACTCACCGACGGAGCCCGTGTTTAGCAATATCGAACCAATGGAAAGTGAATCAGTGGAAAAGCACAGCGGAACCTTGGAGACGGCCACTTTTGGAGCCGGGTGTTTTTGGTGTGTAGAAGCCGTTTTTCAACGCCTGGAAGGGGTAGAAAGCGTACGCAGCGGGTATAGCGGTGGCAAGGTTAAAAATCCAACCTATCGCGAAGTAACATTGGGTCGTACGGGCCATGCCGAGGTCATTCAGCTCACTTACGACCCAACGGTCATCACCTTCGACGAACTCCTTGAGGTGTTTTGGCAAACGCATGATCCCACTACCCTGAATCGTCAAGGCGCCGATGTAGGCACGCAGTACCGCAGCGTCATTTTCTACCACAACGAGGAGCAACGCGCCAAAGCCGAATTCTACAAGAAAAAGTTGAACGACGAACAGGTTTATCCGAATCCGATCGTGACCGAGATCTCGGAATTCGAGGCCTTTTCCGTGGCGGAAGATTACCACCAAGAGTATTACAACCTCAACGGGTCACAACCCTATTGTACGTACGTGATCGATCCCAAGATCGAAAAGCTCAAAAAAGTATTCGCCGATAAACTGAAAGAAGAGTATCGTTAA
- the ettA gene encoding energy-dependent translational throttle protein EttA — translation MSDDKKIIFSMVNVSKSYQNNKQVLKDIYLSFFYGAKIGILGLNGSGKSSLLKVIAGVDEAYQGEVHFSVGYSVGYLPQEPELDDNKTVMEVVKEGMQEIVDVLNEYEKVNEAFMDSDVMEDPDKMQKLIDRQAELQDKIEVAEGWELETKLNRAMDALRTPEGDTPIKNLSGGERRRVALCRLLLQQPDILLLDEPTNHLDAESVDWLEQHLQRYEGTVIAVTHDRYFLDNVAGWILELDRGEGIPWKGNYSNWLDQKAKRLEQEEKQESKQRKTLERELEWVRMSPKGRQAKNKARLSNYDKLLEEGTKGKEEKLEIFIPPGPRLGNKVIEAKNVRKAFGDKLLYEDLNFVLPPAGIVGIIGPNGAGKSTIFRMIMGQETPDSGSFDMGETVKVAYVDQQHAVVDPEKSIWENISGGNEIIEVGGRSINSRAYVSRFNFSGADQSKKVGVLSGGERNRLHLAMTLKEEGNVLLLDEPTNDLDVNTLRALEEGLENFAGCAVVISHDRWFLDRICTHILAFEGDSQVYFFEGGYSEYEENKKKRLGDEGPKRIKYKKLVK, via the coding sequence ATGAGCGACGATAAAAAGATCATCTTTTCGATGGTCAATGTGAGCAAGAGCTACCAGAATAACAAGCAGGTCCTCAAGGACATATACCTCAGTTTCTTCTACGGTGCCAAGATCGGAATCCTCGGTCTCAACGGCTCTGGTAAATCATCTCTTTTAAAGGTCATCGCCGGTGTCGATGAGGCCTATCAAGGTGAGGTGCATTTTTCGGTCGGATATAGCGTTGGCTACCTTCCGCAGGAACCCGAGCTCGACGACAACAAGACCGTCATGGAGGTCGTGAAGGAAGGAATGCAAGAGATCGTAGACGTGTTGAACGAATACGAGAAAGTGAACGAGGCCTTTATGGATTCGGACGTGATGGAAGATCCGGACAAAATGCAAAAGCTCATCGATCGCCAGGCTGAATTGCAAGACAAGATCGAAGTCGCCGAAGGCTGGGAGCTGGAAACCAAGCTAAATAGAGCCATGGACGCTCTACGCACACCGGAAGGCGATACGCCGATCAAGAACCTATCGGGTGGTGAACGCCGCCGCGTTGCCCTATGCCGTCTGCTATTACAGCAACCCGACATCTTACTTCTCGATGAACCTACCAACCACTTGGATGCCGAGTCGGTCGACTGGCTCGAGCAGCACTTACAGCGCTATGAAGGAACCGTTATAGCCGTAACGCACGACCGTTACTTCCTGGACAATGTTGCGGGTTGGATCCTCGAACTCGACCGAGGTGAAGGTATTCCATGGAAAGGGAACTACAGCAACTGGCTCGATCAAAAGGCCAAGCGCTTGGAGCAAGAAGAAAAACAAGAGAGCAAGCAACGCAAAACCCTAGAGCGAGAGCTCGAGTGGGTACGCATGAGCCCTAAAGGCCGACAAGCCAAAAACAAGGCGCGTTTGAGCAACTACGACAAACTCCTCGAAGAGGGAACTAAAGGCAAAGAAGAGAAACTAGAGATCTTTATTCCACCCGGGCCACGCCTCGGGAACAAAGTCATCGAAGCCAAAAACGTGCGCAAGGCCTTTGGCGATAAATTACTCTATGAGGATCTAAACTTCGTGTTGCCACCGGCCGGTATCGTTGGGATCATAGGTCCAAACGGAGCCGGAAAATCGACCATCTTCCGTATGATCATGGGTCAAGAAACGCCGGACAGTGGATCGTTCGACATGGGCGAGACCGTGAAGGTGGCCTACGTAGACCAGCAGCACGCCGTGGTAGACCCCGAGAAGAGTATTTGGGAGAACATCAGTGGTGGAAACGAAATCATTGAGGTGGGCGGACGCAGCATCAATTCACGGGCTTACGTGAGTCGTTTCAATTTCAGCGGTGCCGATCAAAGCAAAAAGGTAGGCGTGCTGTCGGGTGGTGAGCGCAATCGCCTTCACCTGGCCATGACGCTAAAAGAAGAAGGAAACGTATTGCTGCTCGATGAGCCGACCAACGACCTCGACGTGAACACGCTTCGCGCCTTGGAAGAAGGTCTCGAGAACTTTGCGGGTTGTGCCGTGGTCATCTCGCACGACCGTTGGTTTCTCGATCGTATTTGTACGCACATCCTCGCTTTCGAGGGTGATTCGCAGGTGTATTTCTTCGAAGGAGGTTACAGCGAGTACGAAGAGAATAAGAAAAAACGTTTGGGTGATGAAGGTCCTAAGCGGATCAAGTACAAAAAATTGGTCAAGTAA
- a CDS encoding carboxypeptidase-like regulatory domain-containing protein: MKRILFALILFSLVPSAYGQIGTIELSGQVLSRETFKPLPLINVINLRDRTGTVTNKEGKFKLRVRTSDTVILSSVDHIRDTLTFDHLSSKQHFVQILLTPKVYVLREVEVGELGNYDKLKNQILEWERNKKRTARAFIEEPEPIRTEAPEKIPATWSSPFDMLYETFGKRPQQLRKLAELERRDAYEAAVQYRFTPYVVNSLTGLEGDELVKFMQRCRFSYEFIFTSSDYEFYMAILDYYNAYESDKARREQDYVDY; the protein is encoded by the coding sequence GTGAAAAGAATTCTCTTCGCTTTGATCTTGTTTTCTCTTGTTCCCTCGGCCTACGGCCAGATTGGGACGATCGAGCTATCGGGTCAGGTTTTGAGTCGGGAGACCTTTAAGCCTCTTCCTTTGATCAACGTGATCAATCTGCGCGATAGAACCGGTACGGTAACCAATAAGGAAGGGAAATTCAAACTTCGCGTTCGGACCAGCGATACGGTTATTCTCTCTAGTGTGGATCATATTCGGGATACACTCACCTTTGACCACCTAAGCTCCAAGCAGCATTTCGTTCAAATTCTGCTGACGCCAAAAGTGTATGTCCTGCGCGAGGTCGAGGTAGGGGAGTTGGGAAATTACGATAAGCTCAAGAACCAGATCCTGGAATGGGAGCGCAACAAAAAAAGAACTGCTCGCGCATTTATCGAAGAACCTGAGCCGATACGAACCGAAGCACCTGAGAAAATTCCCGCGACATGGTCGAGCCCATTCGATATGTTGTACGAAACATTCGGAAAACGGCCTCAGCAGCTTAGGAAACTGGCTGAACTAGAACGACGCGATGCCTACGAGGCGGCTGTGCAATACCGTTTTACTCCCTATGTGGTGAATTCATTGACCGGATTGGAAGGCGATGAACTGGTGAAGTTCATGCAGCGATGCCGGTTTAGTTACGAGTTTATCTTTACTTCTTCGGATTACGAGTTTTATATGGCCATACTCGATTACTACAATGCCTACGAAAGCGACAAGGCTCGGCGCGAACAAGATTACGTCGATTATTGA
- a CDS encoding 4-hydroxy-3-methylbut-2-enyl diphosphate reductase — protein sequence MKSFDIPTFYRSPIIGPIKEARKITDPRKKDFTPTVLDFGTVKFVIARHFGFCYGVENAIEISYRAIEENPGKRIFLLSQMIHNQEVNADLESHGLRFIQDTLGNQLIPWDEITSKDIVIVPAFGTTLEIEAVLKEKGIETTTYDTTCPFVTRVWKRADKLSEQDYSLIIHGKHRHEETRATFSHSSEKAPTLVIKDMEEAKVLGAIMKGEKPLEEFYTYFEDRYSEDFDPEKHLARFGVINQTTMLATETQVITDYLKGVAQCKFGEENIRDHVADTRDTLCYATNDNQESAYGLLKHSADIAVVVGGYNSSNTSHLVELCEEKLSTFFINSEKEIEGAQSVHHFDLQKKERVHSSSFLPKTNGVPDIILTSGASCPDAIVDRVMMRILEFYPGHRDPAEVVEEITRASEDS from the coding sequence ATGAAGAGTTTCGACATACCTACTTTCTACCGATCACCCATTATTGGACCGATCAAAGAAGCGCGCAAGATCACCGACCCTCGAAAGAAGGACTTTACACCTACCGTTCTCGATTTCGGCACGGTCAAATTTGTGATCGCGCGTCATTTTGGGTTTTGTTACGGTGTGGAAAACGCCATTGAGATTTCATACAGAGCGATCGAGGAAAACCCCGGCAAGCGTATCTTTTTGCTAAGCCAAATGATCCACAATCAGGAGGTCAATGCCGATCTCGAATCGCACGGTCTGCGGTTTATACAAGATACTCTGGGTAACCAGCTCATTCCCTGGGATGAGATTACCTCAAAGGATATTGTGATCGTGCCGGCTTTTGGAACCACCCTAGAGATTGAGGCCGTATTGAAAGAGAAGGGCATTGAAACTACCACTTACGATACTACTTGCCCGTTCGTGACCCGAGTATGGAAGCGAGCCGATAAGCTCAGTGAGCAGGATTATTCGCTCATTATTCACGGGAAGCACCGGCACGAAGAAACCCGCGCAACCTTTAGTCACAGCAGCGAAAAGGCTCCGACTTTGGTGATCAAAGACATGGAGGAGGCCAAGGTATTGGGAGCAATCATGAAAGGGGAGAAGCCTCTGGAGGAATTCTACACCTACTTCGAAGATCGATACAGCGAGGACTTTGACCCGGAAAAGCATTTAGCTCGATTCGGCGTAATCAACCAAACGACCATGTTGGCTACCGAAACGCAGGTCATTACCGACTATTTGAAAGGCGTGGCTCAGTGCAAATTCGGTGAAGAGAACATTCGCGATCACGTAGCCGATACGCGTGATACGCTCTGTTATGCCACTAATGACAATCAAGAGAGCGCTTATGGTTTGCTGAAGCACTCGGCGGACATTGCCGTAGTCGTGGGCGGTTACAACAGTTCGAATACGAGTCACTTGGTGGAGCTCTGCGAAGAAAAGCTCAGCACCTTCTTCATTAATTCCGAAAAGGAGATCGAAGGAGCACAAAGTGTTCATCACTTCGATCTTCAGAAGAAAGAGCGGGTGCATAGTAGTTCATTCTTGCCCAAAACGAATGGTGTGCCTGACATCATTTTAACGAGTGGGGCGAGTTGTCCGGACGCGATCGTGGACCGCGTAATGATGCGTATTTTAGAATTTTATCCCGGTCATCGGGATCCGGCCGAGGTGGTCGAGGAGATCACTCGAGCTTCGGAAGACTCTTAA
- a CDS encoding type I restriction enzyme HsdR N-terminal domain-containing protein, whose product MQELNLPPYPFKLRKRPNGSTEILDPVRNKYIILTPEEWVRQHFVHYLIKDCGLAAGRVAIEFSIEVNRMARRCDAVYFDQYGAPILIVECKRPSVKITQDTFDQIARYNLTLNVPYLAVTNGLEHYYCTLDHENKKYNFLKSLPKLE is encoded by the coding sequence ATGCAAGAGCTCAATCTTCCGCCTTACCCGTTCAAGCTGCGAAAACGGCCCAACGGCTCAACCGAGATCCTCGATCCCGTCCGGAACAAATATATCATATTGACCCCGGAAGAGTGGGTTCGCCAACACTTTGTTCACTACCTAATTAAGGATTGCGGCCTCGCGGCCGGAAGGGTGGCTATCGAATTTTCGATCGAAGTCAATCGAATGGCTCGGCGCTGCGACGCCGTCTATTTTGATCAGTATGGAGCTCCCATACTCATCGTAGAATGTAAACGACCATCGGTGAAAATCACTCAAGACACCTTCGACCAAATCGCTCGCTACAACCTAACATTGAACGTGCCGTATTTAGCGGTGACGAACGGACTCGAGCACTACTATTGCACCCTCGATCACGAAAACAAGAAGTACAATTTTCTTAAGAGTCTTCCGAAGCTCGAGTGA
- a CDS encoding AMP nucleosidase: MKNKEDIIKNWLPRYTGLELEQFGPYILLTNFDNYVSLFAEMTGATVTGLDKAMPSTTADGITMINFGMGSPNAATMMDLLGAIDPKGVLFLGKCGGLKKKNELGDLILPIAAIRGEGTSNDFFPPEVPALPAFSLQKAVSTTIRNHNLDYWTGTVYTTNRRVWEHDTKFKKYLRKTRAMAIDMETATLFSVGFCNEIPTGALLLVSDQPMIPQGVKTEESDKKVTGSFVREHVQIGIDALNEIKNEGLTVKHLRY, from the coding sequence ATGAAGAATAAAGAAGATATAATTAAGAACTGGCTTCCTCGGTATACGGGGTTGGAGCTCGAGCAATTTGGTCCGTATATTTTGCTGACGAATTTCGACAACTACGTGAGCTTGTTTGCGGAAATGACCGGTGCAACGGTGACCGGGCTCGATAAGGCCATGCCGAGCACTACAGCGGACGGAATCACTATGATCAACTTTGGAATGGGAAGTCCGAATGCGGCAACCATGATGGATCTATTGGGAGCCATTGATCCGAAAGGAGTGCTGTTCCTCGGGAAGTGTGGAGGACTTAAAAAGAAGAATGAGCTGGGTGACTTGATCCTTCCCATCGCGGCGATTCGGGGGGAGGGAACCTCGAATGATTTTTTTCCGCCCGAAGTTCCGGCTCTTCCGGCCTTTAGCCTTCAGAAAGCTGTTTCGACGACGATCAGGAACCACAACCTCGATTATTGGACGGGCACGGTGTATACGACGAACCGACGCGTTTGGGAGCACGACACCAAGTTCAAAAAGTACTTGCGCAAGACCAGGGCCATGGCCATTGATATGGAAACGGCTACCTTGTTCAGCGTAGGGTTTTGCAATGAAATTCCGACAGGTGCTCTGTTACTCGTGAGCGATCAGCCCATGATCCCTCAAGGGGTGAAGACCGAAGAAAGCGACAAAAAAGTAACCGGATCATTCGTTCGCGAGCATGTTCAGATCGGAATCGATGCGCTGAACGAGATCAAGAACGAAGGATTGACCGTTAAACACCTGCGCTACTGA
- the holA gene encoding DNA polymerase III subunit delta, whose product MDQFNQIVHDLKAGKYAPIYFLMGDEPFFIDEVVRYIEDHALEESERSFNQSVLYGKETDIDTVVTEAKRFPMMAERQVVILKEAQHLRKWDALEHYVEQPQSTTVLVIAHKYKSFDKRKALFKKLTKSAAVVMESKQMYDDKVPGWVEQRVHQMGFSISFKAAALLVEFLGNDLGKISKELEKLAILLKPGQEITPTVIEENIGISKDYNNYELQNALGAGDVVKSNRIIDYFAADPGHHPVVLTLGVLYNFFSKLLIYHSLKDRSKGAVASALKVNPYFVSQYQQAAQRYPLRKSARIIGYLRETDVRSKGVGNVSTDPHDLLRELVFKILH is encoded by the coding sequence ATGGATCAATTCAATCAGATCGTTCATGACCTTAAAGCGGGTAAGTATGCACCTATTTACTTTCTGATGGGCGATGAACCGTTCTTTATCGACGAAGTGGTTCGCTACATTGAAGATCACGCGTTGGAGGAGAGTGAGCGCAGTTTCAATCAAAGTGTTTTATACGGTAAAGAGACCGACATAGATACAGTGGTAACAGAGGCCAAGCGATTTCCCATGATGGCCGAGCGCCAGGTGGTGATTCTCAAGGAGGCCCAGCACTTGCGGAAGTGGGACGCATTAGAACATTATGTAGAGCAACCCCAGTCGACAACGGTGTTGGTCATTGCCCATAAGTACAAGAGCTTTGACAAGCGAAAAGCCTTGTTCAAGAAATTGACAAAGAGCGCGGCCGTGGTGATGGAGTCGAAGCAGATGTACGACGACAAAGTACCTGGCTGGGTGGAGCAGCGCGTTCATCAGATGGGATTCTCGATTTCGTTCAAAGCTGCGGCGTTGCTGGTCGAGTTTTTGGGGAACGACCTTGGGAAGATATCCAAGGAGCTCGAAAAGTTGGCCATATTGCTCAAGCCCGGTCAGGAGATCACTCCGACCGTTATCGAAGAAAACATCGGCATAAGCAAGGACTACAACAACTACGAACTTCAGAACGCCCTTGGGGCGGGTGACGTGGTAAAATCGAATCGCATTATCGATTATTTTGCGGCGGATCCGGGGCATCATCCCGTGGTGTTGACCTTGGGGGTGTTGTATAATTTCTTTTCGAAGTTGTTGATCTACCACAGTTTGAAGGATAGGAGCAAGGGAGCCGTTGCGAGCGCATTGAAGGTAAACCCTTATTTCGTGAGTCAGTACCAACAGGCGGCCCAGCGTTATCCGTTGAGGAAATCGGCCCGGATCATCGGGTATTTGCGCGAGACCGATGTTCGATCAAAAGGGGTTGGTAATGTGAGCACGGACCCGCATGATCTCTTGCGTGAACTCGTGTTCAAGATCTTACACTGA
- a CDS encoding TonB-dependent receptor encodes MVNRLLRNGILTVGLVLLSLFAQAQDYGTLRGLVYERETGEPVMFANVILEGTTFGASTNIDGFFTIPKIPVGTYTALGLFIGYDSAAVEVTIEKDKITSEKFYLVESSVQLTTVEVSAERQEMKTEVRTSVNKVTAKEIETMPAVGGEPDLAQYLQVLPGVIFTGDQGGQLYIRGGAPVQNLTLLDGMVIYNPFHSIGFFSVFDTDIIRNADVYTGSMPAEYGGRTSSTMDVSIRDGNKNRLAGRVGASTFATKLMLEGPLRNNEKGSTTFLVSAKHSYLEETGKLLYDYASEDGLPFGFTDIYGKISSSNSTGSKFNLFGFNFTDRVNYEGVQEMNWNSYGAGSNFVLVPAASPFLMQGDFSFSNYAIELDEGDGLPRTSEVGGFNLGLDFTYFLPNEKQLEYGLDIQGFNTDFIFYNSLGRKIEQRQSTTELAGFLKYKWNTDRWVWDLGFRLHYYASLSAASPEPRVGVKYNATERLRIKASAGLFSQNLIAANSDRDVVNLFYGFLSGSDNIPDEFRGEEINNPLQKGRHVILGFEFDLAEKIDLNVEGYVKDFNQMTNINRKKIYDDNAANSDKPEYLRKDFIIETGLARGIDMTLKYSSKHVYLWFVYSLGKVTRTDEFQTYPPNFDRRHNINIVGTYRWGEDLAWEVNGRWNFGSGFPFTQTAGFYELLDFEDGINTDPTNTNGELGIVYDDLNGGRLPTYHRLDLGVKRTWEWGNYNKLEAVISVTNAYDRQNIFYFDRIEYERVDQVPILPSLGFTYSF; translated from the coding sequence ATGGTTAATAGATTGCTACGAAACGGTATCCTGACCGTTGGGCTCGTTCTTTTGTCACTCTTCGCCCAGGCACAGGATTACGGAACACTCCGTGGATTAGTATACGAAAGGGAAACCGGGGAGCCGGTGATGTTCGCCAACGTGATTCTCGAGGGAACCACTTTTGGGGCTTCGACGAATATCGATGGTTTCTTCACGATCCCGAAGATTCCGGTTGGGACCTACACGGCGTTGGGACTCTTTATTGGATATGACTCAGCTGCGGTTGAGGTGACCATAGAGAAAGACAAGATCACGTCAGAAAAATTCTACTTGGTTGAATCGAGCGTTCAGCTAACTACGGTTGAGGTATCGGCCGAGCGTCAGGAGATGAAGACCGAGGTGCGTACTTCGGTGAATAAAGTCACGGCGAAGGAAATCGAGACCATGCCGGCAGTTGGTGGGGAACCCGATTTAGCTCAGTATCTACAGGTGTTGCCTGGGGTGATTTTTACGGGAGACCAAGGGGGACAGCTGTATATCCGTGGTGGAGCTCCGGTTCAGAACCTGACCTTGCTGGACGGAATGGTGATTTACAATCCATTTCACTCGATCGGATTCTTCTCTGTTTTCGATACCGATATCATTCGTAATGCCGACGTGTACACCGGTAGTATGCCGGCGGAATACGGCGGACGTACTTCATCGACCATGGACGTAAGCATTCGCGATGGAAACAAGAACCGCCTTGCCGGTCGCGTGGGTGCGAGTACGTTTGCGACCAAGCTGATGTTAGAAGGTCCTCTGCGTAACAACGAAAAGGGAAGCACTACTTTCTTAGTGAGTGCCAAGCACAGCTATCTGGAAGAAACCGGCAAGTTACTCTATGACTATGCTTCTGAAGACGGTTTGCCCTTTGGGTTCACCGATATTTACGGAAAAATCAGCTCGAGTAACAGTACGGGGTCCAAGTTCAACCTTTTTGGATTTAACTTCACCGATCGTGTGAACTACGAAGGTGTTCAGGAGATGAACTGGAACAGCTACGGTGCTGGATCGAACTTTGTATTGGTTCCGGCCGCATCGCCTTTCTTGATGCAGGGAGATTTCAGTTTCTCGAACTACGCGATCGAGCTGGACGAAGGCGATGGCTTGCCACGTACGAGTGAAGTGGGTGGATTTAATCTTGGCCTGGACTTCACCTATTTCTTGCCGAACGAAAAGCAGCTCGAGTACGGACTCGATATACAGGGATTCAACACCGACTTCATCTTTTACAACAGCTTGGGCCGTAAGATAGAGCAGCGTCAGAGTACTACGGAGCTCGCGGGATTCTTAAAGTACAAGTGGAATACGGATCGATGGGTTTGGGACCTAGGATTCCGACTCCATTACTACGCTTCGCTCAGCGCAGCGAGCCCCGAGCCGCGTGTTGGCGTTAAGTACAATGCTACTGAGCGCTTGCGGATCAAGGCGAGTGCCGGACTTTTCAGCCAAAACTTGATCGCTGCGAACAGCGACCGGGACGTAGTGAACTTGTTCTATGGCTTCTTGAGCGGATCGGACAACATTCCCGATGAGTTCCGCGGTGAAGAGATCAACAACCCGCTTCAAAAGGGTCGTCACGTAATTCTCGGGTTTGAATTTGACTTGGCTGAAAAGATCGATTTGAATGTTGAAGGATACGTCAAGGACTTCAACCAAATGACCAACATCAACCGCAAAAAGATCTACGATGACAACGCGGCCAACTCTGACAAGCCTGAATACTTGCGGAAAGATTTCATCATTGAAACCGGTTTGGCTCGCGGTATCGATATGACCTTGAAGTATTCGAGCAAGCACGTGTACTTGTGGTTCGTATACAGCTTGGGTAAGGTGACGCGTACCGATGAATTCCAGACTTATCCGCCGAACTTCGATCGCCGCCACAACATTAACATCGTAGGAACTTACCGATGGGGTGAGGACTTGGCATGGGAAGTGAACGGTCGTTGGAACTTCGGGTCGGGATTTCCATTTACTCAGACTGCCGGATTCTACGAATTATTGGATTTCGAGGACGGAATCAACACCGATCCGACGAATACGAACGGTGAATTGGGCATCGTATACGACGATCTCAATGGCGGACGATTGCCCACCTACCACCGTCTGGACTTGGGTGTGAAACGCACTTGGGAATGGGGTAATTACAATAAGCTTGAGGCAGTTATAAGCGTTACCAACGCCTACGATCGTCAGAACATTTTCTATTTCGACCGTATCGAATATGAACGTGTAGATCAAGTGCCGATTCTACCTAGTCTTGGATTTACCTACTCGTTCTAA